One window of the Mixophyes fleayi isolate aMixFle1 chromosome 6, aMixFle1.hap1, whole genome shotgun sequence genome contains the following:
- the MLLT6 gene encoding protein AF-17 — protein MKEMVGGCCVCSDERGWAENPLVYCDGHGCNVAVHQACYGIVQVPTGPWFCRKCESQERAARVRCDLCPHKEGALKRTDNGGWAHVVCALYIPEVQFANVLTMEPIVLQYVPHDRFNKTCYICEDQGRESRAASGACMTCNRHGCRQAFHVTCAQMAGLLCEEEAQEVDNVKYIGYCKYHFNKMVRDPQKVSRLPCPFIPGRCSRSGSPSLEKPLLFRERQRKSHKDRERVRHRKHRDSPGHITAPPLLPISVEKLESSTDSPEVPRSEMKGKKPSGHRGRKSGTGKGASGAGGASSTGSGSSPPDLVNFPKLEEQEEEDDEEEDVDEVGRPSRPTPSSPPELTFSSFGSIMRFSSEPSSHSRPWDPSPSEHRPQKWGREGAETPREKKHKGSRKSRHGPGRPRGSKNNPPHSIASSTLPLPPRHYMHPSSLHCVSMDSPLLSSGIYTSNKDPISVRTACSTPLPSSLLSHQSSLPPYSRACSITPSSTASTTQVFSLAGSTFSIPSSHIFGSPLSMPPLLSQVESSRTEPEMEDCSFVCRESSPRESLSSMSPISSLPPLFDPSGSTTQGENVPQITANLEQLLEKHGEAGVNIVDMLQALHSLQKENRSLQDQIMTLTARKEKLQLLNVQLSCPFPPNLPPAIIPNVSFHDSLSNRSPTSKSSIRTENSPSEDPHSGCPSRSSSCLSLHSTPPPGPLSQTCSSLPTMGAEQLMNGLARTAGPGGPSTLAAIPLLGALSGNPGALSLNSILGSINGGMQGSAGQTQNPLRSGTASTHIPTSLSPLSTLSEQQRQLAQQLQQITSAHLTVEQQNVLYQLVQHIQQRRDLQRLMTSPAAPSLLPVTSTCSTMASSPAPPILTAQAPPFHGSQGEGGVQKAARGGEKTPTNHDKG, from the exons ATGAAGGAGATGGTTGGAGGTTGTTGCGTGTGCTCGGATGAGAGGGGCTGGGCCGAGAACCCGCTGGTCTATTGTGACGGGCACGGGTGCAATGTGGCGGTGCACCAAG CATGCTATGGAATTGTACAGGTACCCACAGGGCCGTGGTTCTGTAGAAAATGCGAGTCGCAGGAGAGAGCCGCCAGGGTG AGATGTGATCTTTGTCCACATAAAGAAGGGGCACTGAAAAGAACGGACAACGGAG GTTGGGCACATGTGGTATGTGCGCTCTATATCCCAGAGGTGCAGTTTGCCAATGTCCTGACAATGGAGCCCATAGTCCTGCAGTATGTACCGCATGATCGCTTCAACAAG ACCTGCTATATATGTGAAGACCAAGGACGAGAAAGTAGGGCTGCATCTGGGGCCTGTATGACCTGTAACCGACACGGCTGTCGCCAGGCATTTCATGTGACATG CGCTCAGATGGCCGGGCTGTTATGTGAGGAGGAGGCTCAAGAAGTGGACAATGTCAAGTATATTGGATACTGCAAATACCATTTCAACAAGATGGTGAGAGATCCACAG AAAGTCTCCCGTCTCCCTTGCCCTTTCATCCCAGGACGGTGCAGTCGGTCTGGTTCTCCTTCCCTGGAGAAACCCCTCCTGTTTCGAGAACGACAAAGAAAG agCCACAAGGACAGGGAAAGAGTTCGGCATCGGAAACATCGTGATTCACCGGGTCACATAACTGCCCCTCCTTTGCTGCCAATCTCTGTAGAGAAG CTTGAAAGCAGTACAGACAGTCCAGAGGTCCCACGGTCAGAGATGAAAGGAAAGAAACCATCAGGTCACAGAGGTCGCAAATCAGGAACTGGCAAAGGGGCATCGGGAGCTGGTGGTGCTTCATCTACAG GTAGTGGTTCTTCTCCTCCTGACCTCGTCAATTTCCCCAAATTGGAAgagcaggaagaggaagatgatgaagAAGAAGATGTTGATGAAGTGGGTAGACCTTCCAGACCCACACCGTCCTCACCTCCAGAGCTAACCTTCTCCAGCTTTGGCTCCATAATGCGCTTTTCCAGTGAGCCATCATCGCACAGCCGGCCTTGGGACCCCTCTCCCAGTGAGCACAGACCACAGAAGTGGGGCAGAGAAGGAGCGGAGACCCCACGAGAGAAAAAACACAAAGGCAGCAGAAAAAGCAGGCATGGTCCTGGAAGACCCCGGGGAAGCAAAAATAACCCACCACACAGCATTGCCTCCTCCACTTTGCCCCTGCCACCCCGGCATTATATGCACCCTTCTTCTCTACACTGTGTCAGCATGGACTCACCCCTGCTCTC CTCAGGTATCTACACCAGTAATAAGGACCCCATCTCAGTGAGGACAGCCTGCAGCACCCCACTCCCCTCCAGCCTCTTGTCTCACCAGAGTTCCCTTCCTCCATACAGCAGAGCCTGCTCTATCACTCCATCTTCCACAGCCTCCACCACACAG GTATTCTCACTGGCAGGCTCCACATTCAGCATCCCCTCATCTCACATTTTTGGAAGTCCCCTATCCATGCCCCCGCTCCTCAGCCAGGTCGAAAGCAGTAGGACAG AGCCTGAGATGGAAGATTGCAGTTTCGTTTGTAGAGAAAGTTCCCCGCGAGAAAGTTTGTCCTCCAT GTCTCCCATCAGTAGCCTCCCTCCTCTGTTTGATCCGAGTGGCTCCACTACTCAGGGTGAGAATGTTCCACAGATCACAGCCAACCTAGAGCAACTACTGGAGAAACATGGAGAGGCAGGCGTTAACA TTGTGGACATGCTCCAGGCGCTGCACTCTCTGCAGAAAGAGAATCGCTCCCTGCAGGATCAAATTATGACTCTTACCGCTCGCAAGGAGAAGCTGCAGCTACTCAATGTCCAGCTGTCCTGTCCTTTCCCCCCCAACTTACCACCGGCCATTATCCCGAATG TGAGCTTCCATGACTCTCTGAGCAATAGGAGTCCCACTTCCAAGAGCAGCATTCGTACAGAAAACTCTCCTTCTGAG GACCCACACTCCGGATGCCCCAGCCGAAGCAGCTCCTGTCTGTCCTTGCATAGCACTCCACCCCCAGGTCCTCTTTCTCAGACATGTTCCTCACTTCCCACCATGGGAGCAGAGCAGCTAATGAACGGTTTGGCTCGAACTGCAGGCCCTGGAGGCCCCTCCACACTGGCAGCCATTCCTCTTCTTGGAGCACTTTCTGGAAACCCTGGAGCACTGTCACTAAATAGCATTTTGGGAAGTATCAATGGAGGTATGCAGGGGTCAGCAGGGCAGACCCAGAATCCGCTGCGCAGCGGGACTGCCAGCACACACATACCAACCAG CCTCTCCCCACTGAGCACATTGTCAGAGCAGCAGAGACAGCTAGCACAACAGTTGCAGCAGATCACCTCTGCTCATCTCACTGTG GAACAGCAAAATGTCCTGTACCAACTTGTTCAACACATCCAGCAGCGTCGGGACCTACAACGTCTAATGACATCGCCAGCTGCCCCGTCTCTGCTCCCTGTGACATCAACATGTAGCACCATGGCATCGTCACCTGCTCCGCCCATCCTCACTGCACAGGCCCCCCCCTTCCATGGATCCCAAGGCGAGGGGGGGGTACAGAAAGCAGCA